Proteins from a single region of Rubeoparvulum massiliense:
- a CDS encoding ABC transporter ATP-binding protein, with protein MALLETRNLTKRFKNFVAVDHVNLQVNAGEVYGFIGPNGAGKTTVIRMLVGLIHPTEGEVYIDGHHVGKEFRQAIKQVGAIIETPYMYGYLTARQNLTRLAMLDPQIDRKRVDEVLELVRLTERADDKVKGYSLGMRQRLGIAQALLSHPKLVILDEPANGLDPQGMFELRQLIKQLASEEGIAFFISSHILHDIEQICDRVGIIQQGHLIREERVDTLLEEGEKRYIIHVNRLQEAYELLQGWDWINEVVNQGNALQVRVDENRVAELNRQLIQAGYDVVALIPTGTSLEESFLQMTGGRHVG; from the coding sequence TTGGCATTATTAGAGACGAGGAACCTAACGAAGCGCTTTAAAAACTTCGTCGCAGTAGATCATGTGAATCTACAAGTCAATGCAGGCGAAGTGTATGGCTTCATTGGCCCCAATGGTGCAGGGAAGACAACTGTAATTCGAATGCTAGTGGGGTTAATTCACCCTACAGAGGGTGAGGTCTATATTGATGGTCATCATGTGGGAAAAGAGTTTCGGCAAGCTATCAAGCAGGTAGGAGCCATTATTGAAACACCCTATATGTATGGGTACTTAACAGCTCGCCAAAACTTAACGCGCTTAGCGATGCTGGATCCCCAGATAGATCGTAAGCGAGTTGACGAAGTATTAGAACTGGTTCGGCTTACGGAGCGAGCAGATGATAAGGTGAAGGGGTACTCCCTAGGAATGCGACAGCGCCTAGGGATTGCTCAAGCCCTGCTCAGTCATCCTAAGCTAGTCATTTTAGATGAGCCTGCGAATGGCCTTGATCCACAAGGAATGTTTGAGCTTCGTCAATTAATCAAACAATTGGCCAGTGAAGAAGGAATCGCCTTCTTTATCTCAAGTCACATTCTCCATGATATTGAACAGATTTGTGATCGTGTGGGGATAATTCAACAGGGTCACTTAATCCGTGAAGAACGGGTGGATACCTTATTAGAAGAAGGAGAAAAACGTTATATCATTCATGTTAATCGATTGCAGGAGGCCTATGAATTACTACAAGGTTGGGATTGGATTAACGAAGTGGTTAACCAAGGGAATGCTTTGCAGGTAAGAGTGGATGAGAATCGGGTTGCCGAGCTCAATCGTCAGCTCATCCAAGCTGGCTATGATGTGGTTGCCTTAATTCCCACAGGTACCTCCTTAGAAGAATCCTTCTTACAGATGACAGGTGGGAGGCATGTGGGATGA
- the mutY gene encoding A/G-specific adenine glycosylase, which yields MKESVAQELQEKIASYQIQQFRKDLLHWYDTEGRVLPWRQKPTPYKVWVSEIMLQQTRVDTVIPYFQRFMSQFPTMEALAEAPEEQVLKAWEGLGYYSRARHLHHAVKEVVAEYGSQVPDDPVKLGELPGIGPYTRGAILSMAYQQPTPAVDGNVLRVFTRLFNYAEDIEKTKTKKEIEWVVAHCIDPVRPGAFNQAIMDLGAMVCTPKNPACRNCPVQQHCLGREAGQAERLPVKIKKIRVRHETYFVPVIRTATHVLLHQRPASGLLAKMWEFPMFLDPDGEAEDSLQLSQWVDKQFAIQLLYLHEVMKLRHQFSHLEWNVHVYQCRWDEEMDVEKQWSDEIKGAYHFIPIDQLAQLPLPVVHQKITEWMKSEFE from the coding sequence TTGAAAGAGAGTGTAGCACAGGAATTACAAGAGAAAATTGCAAGTTATCAGATCCAACAGTTTCGTAAGGATCTGCTACATTGGTACGATACAGAAGGGCGCGTTTTACCGTGGCGCCAGAAACCAACGCCTTATAAGGTTTGGGTGTCGGAGATCATGCTTCAGCAGACACGAGTGGACACCGTCATTCCCTATTTTCAACGCTTTATGTCACAGTTTCCTACCATGGAGGCTTTGGCTGAGGCGCCTGAGGAGCAGGTACTTAAGGCATGGGAAGGATTAGGCTATTACTCGCGTGCTCGTCACCTTCATCACGCTGTGAAAGAGGTGGTCGCGGAGTATGGGAGTCAAGTACCTGATGATCCAGTGAAGCTCGGTGAGCTCCCTGGCATTGGTCCTTATACCAGGGGAGCCATTCTGAGTATGGCCTATCAACAGCCTACACCTGCTGTGGATGGCAATGTACTCCGAGTATTTACACGTCTTTTTAATTATGCTGAGGATATTGAAAAGACCAAGACCAAGAAGGAGATTGAGTGGGTGGTGGCACACTGTATTGATCCGGTGCGGCCAGGAGCCTTTAATCAAGCCATTATGGATCTAGGAGCCATGGTCTGCACGCCGAAGAATCCAGCTTGTCGCAATTGTCCCGTTCAGCAGCATTGCTTAGGGAGAGAGGCTGGACAAGCGGAACGATTACCGGTCAAGATTAAGAAGATTCGTGTCCGCCATGAAACCTATTTTGTCCCAGTGATCCGAACAGCCACCCATGTCCTCCTGCATCAACGCCCCGCTTCAGGACTCTTGGCAAAAATGTGGGAGTTCCCTATGTTCCTTGACCCTGATGGGGAGGCTGAAGATAGCTTGCAATTAAGCCAATGGGTGGATAAGCAATTTGCCATTCAACTTCTGTACCTCCATGAGGTGATGAAGCTACGCCATCAGTTTAGCCATCTGGAGTGGAATGTTCATGTTTATCAGTGTCGCTGGGATGAGGAGATGGATGTAGAGAAGCAGTGGTCTGATGAAATAAAGGGAGCGTACCATTTTATTCCCATCGACCAGTTAGCGCAACTGCCACTTCCTGTAGTCCATCAAAAAATCACAGAATGGATGAAATCAGAGTTCGAATAA
- a CDS encoding YtnP family quorum-quenching lactonase codes for MEQLQVGKLSLTWLNGGNNHLDGGAMFGVVPKPLWSRKYPFNHLDQIELRTDPVLIQHEGKYLLIDSGIGNGKLNEKARRNYGCTEESKIHQSLAKLGLTVNDIDGVLMTHLHFDHASGLTELVEGEYRSTFPRATIYTSEIEWKEMRSPNLRSRNTYWRENWETIQDQVVTFEKELEIMSGISMHHTGGHSDGHGIIRMASAGDVALHMGDLMGTHAHRPSLWVMAYDDYPMTSIAAKEAWVVPGMAENAWFTFYHDAYYRAIRWSTEGEQIDAVPIASKVLREDLAKQPLPVSE; via the coding sequence ATGGAACAGCTTCAAGTAGGGAAACTCTCGTTAACTTGGTTAAATGGTGGCAATAATCATCTTGATGGTGGTGCTATGTTTGGCGTCGTGCCCAAGCCGCTTTGGAGTAGGAAATATCCATTTAATCATCTCGATCAAATTGAGTTACGTACGGACCCGGTTCTTATCCAGCATGAAGGAAAGTATCTCCTGATTGATTCAGGGATTGGGAATGGTAAACTAAATGAAAAAGCTCGACGTAACTATGGCTGTACCGAGGAATCAAAGATTCATCAGAGCTTAGCAAAATTAGGATTAACCGTAAATGATATTGATGGGGTGCTCATGACCCATCTCCATTTTGATCATGCCAGCGGACTAACGGAACTGGTTGAGGGCGAATATCGTAGCACTTTTCCACGGGCTACTATCTATACCAGTGAGATCGAATGGAAGGAGATGCGCTCTCCCAATCTACGTTCCCGTAATACCTATTGGCGGGAAAACTGGGAGACGATCCAAGATCAAGTAGTAACCTTTGAAAAGGAACTTGAGATCATGTCAGGTATCTCGATGCATCATACCGGTGGCCATAGCGATGGACACGGGATCATTCGGATGGCTAGTGCAGGTGATGTGGCATTACATATGGGTGATTTAATGGGAACCCATGCTCATCGTCCCTCCCTTTGGGTGATGGCCTATGATGATTATCCCATGACGTCCATTGCAGCAAAGGAAGCATGGGTGGTGCCGGGTATGGCAGAGAATGCTTGGTTTACCTTTTATCATGACGCCTATTATCGAGCGATCCGTTGGTCCACAGAGGGGGAGCAGATAGATGCAGTACCCATAGCTAGTAAAGTGCTCCGTGAAGATCTTGCGAAGCAACCACTACCTGTTTCCGAATAA